In the genome of Raphanus sativus cultivar WK10039 chromosome 4, ASM80110v3, whole genome shotgun sequence, one region contains:
- the LOC108851503 gene encoding protein JASON isoform X2 produces the protein MSCLFRCFRARAERSTIDDSVSQPPGLNSNRSGHDSTNRLSALFLSQDSSPCHHHSQGSGLHIHKDLQYEAQLLKTCSAATATPIEIRKTSEELETPQRGKQFTSSQFHSWISDAVFHLDEAKTDEPCGEFSEQTPSSCMTDARNSARISTGYSDAGEESIGTEFRDGLVDRSSKAPVTDGNITGKKEPVRFECDFDRSYSFSSSKNSISKIPEKAGKTSLKLSDEIQTPGTMIPANMESAARGRARTRSQRVHSPSNLIANASICNLPEDSDEIQEHTKVQACKEKKETESLLSVTCEGKLEESSEKSEQNMTDVSTITYGDRPIIGTAAAHWNEKEQSQISPKWWDGNGIPNSTNKYKEDQKVRWHATSFEERLEKALSEEGGHCFIPSRKLEVMEDAERDTAMSQLHHPAQSTSIVSF, from the exons ATGAGTTGTCTCTTTCGTTGCTTCCGCGCCAGAGCCGAGCGATCTACCATCGACGACTCCGTCTCTCAACCTCCCGGCCTCAACTCCAAC AGAAGCGGCCATGACTCGACGAATCGTTTATCAGCTTTATTTCTCTCTCaag ATTCATCGCCTTGTCATCATCACAGTCAAGGATCTGGTTTGCATATTCACAAAGATCTCCAGTATGAG GCTCAGCTTCTCAAAACTTGCAGCGCAGCAACAGCCACACCGATTGAAATTAGGAAGACATCCGAAGAACTGGAAACTCCTCAACGTGGAAAACAGTTTACATCTTCCCAATTTCATTCCTGGATCTCTGATGCAGTCTTTCACTTGGATGAAGCAAAAACAGATGAACCCTGTGGAGAGTTTTCTGAGCAAACTCCTAGCAG TTGCATGACCGATGCCCGAAACAGTGCAAGGATCTCCACTGGGTATAGTGATGCTGGTGAAGAAAGCATTGGTACTGAGTTTAGAGATGGCCTGGTGGATAGATCCAGCAAGGCGCCAGTCACAGATGGAAACATTACAGGAAAGAAGGAACCAGTGAGGTTTGAATGTGACTTTGATCGATCTTACTCTTTTAGTTCTTCCAAGAACAGCATTTCAAAGATACCAGAGAAGGCTGGAAAGACCTCATTGAAGCTATCTGATGAGATTCAAACTCCTGGAACCATGATTCCTGCAAATATGGAATCAGCAGCAAGAGGGAGAGCAAGAACCAGGTCGCAGCGTGTGCATTCACCTTCCAATCTCATTGCAAACGCCTCCATATGCAATCTCCCTGAAGATTCAGATGAAATCCAAGAACACACTAAAGTGCAGGCTtgcaaagagaagaaagaaactgaATCTCTCTTATCAGTAACTTGCGAGGGAAAGTTGGAAGAGAGTTCAGAGAAGAGTGAACAAAACATGACGGATGTATCAACCATAACTTATGGGGACAGGCCTATCATTGGAACTGCTGCTGCTCACTGGAACGAGAAAGAGCAGTCTCAAATCTCACCCAAATGGTGGGATGGTAATGGGATACCAAACTCTACAAACAAGTACAAAGAG GATCAGAAAGTGAGATGGCACGCAACATCATTCGAGGAGAGATTGGAGAAAGCACTTTCAGAAGAAGGTGGTCACTGTTTCATCCCATCACG AAAACTTGAAGTAATGGAAGATGCGGAAAGGGACACAGCTATGTCACAGCTGCATCATCCAGCGCAATCCACATCAATCGTTTCCTTCTGA
- the LOC108851503 gene encoding protein JASON isoform X1, with product MSCLFRCFRARAERSTIDDSVSQPPGLNSNRSGHDSTNRLSALFLSQEKADSSPCHHHSQGSGLHIHKDLQYEAQLLKTCSAATATPIEIRKTSEELETPQRGKQFTSSQFHSWISDAVFHLDEAKTDEPCGEFSEQTPSSCMTDARNSARISTGYSDAGEESIGTEFRDGLVDRSSKAPVTDGNITGKKEPVRFECDFDRSYSFSSSKNSISKIPEKAGKTSLKLSDEIQTPGTMIPANMESAARGRARTRSQRVHSPSNLIANASICNLPEDSDEIQEHTKVQACKEKKETESLLSVTCEGKLEESSEKSEQNMTDVSTITYGDRPIIGTAAAHWNEKEQSQISPKWWDGNGIPNSTNKYKEDQKVRWHATSFEERLEKALSEEGGHCFIPSRKLEVMEDAERDTAMSQLHHPAQSTSIVSF from the exons ATGAGTTGTCTCTTTCGTTGCTTCCGCGCCAGAGCCGAGCGATCTACCATCGACGACTCCGTCTCTCAACCTCCCGGCCTCAACTCCAAC AGAAGCGGCCATGACTCGACGAATCGTTTATCAGCTTTATTTCTCTCTCaag AGAAAGCAGATTCATCGCCTTGTCATCATCACAGTCAAGGATCTGGTTTGCATATTCACAAAGATCTCCAGTATGAG GCTCAGCTTCTCAAAACTTGCAGCGCAGCAACAGCCACACCGATTGAAATTAGGAAGACATCCGAAGAACTGGAAACTCCTCAACGTGGAAAACAGTTTACATCTTCCCAATTTCATTCCTGGATCTCTGATGCAGTCTTTCACTTGGATGAAGCAAAAACAGATGAACCCTGTGGAGAGTTTTCTGAGCAAACTCCTAGCAG TTGCATGACCGATGCCCGAAACAGTGCAAGGATCTCCACTGGGTATAGTGATGCTGGTGAAGAAAGCATTGGTACTGAGTTTAGAGATGGCCTGGTGGATAGATCCAGCAAGGCGCCAGTCACAGATGGAAACATTACAGGAAAGAAGGAACCAGTGAGGTTTGAATGTGACTTTGATCGATCTTACTCTTTTAGTTCTTCCAAGAACAGCATTTCAAAGATACCAGAGAAGGCTGGAAAGACCTCATTGAAGCTATCTGATGAGATTCAAACTCCTGGAACCATGATTCCTGCAAATATGGAATCAGCAGCAAGAGGGAGAGCAAGAACCAGGTCGCAGCGTGTGCATTCACCTTCCAATCTCATTGCAAACGCCTCCATATGCAATCTCCCTGAAGATTCAGATGAAATCCAAGAACACACTAAAGTGCAGGCTtgcaaagagaagaaagaaactgaATCTCTCTTATCAGTAACTTGCGAGGGAAAGTTGGAAGAGAGTTCAGAGAAGAGTGAACAAAACATGACGGATGTATCAACCATAACTTATGGGGACAGGCCTATCATTGGAACTGCTGCTGCTCACTGGAACGAGAAAGAGCAGTCTCAAATCTCACCCAAATGGTGGGATGGTAATGGGATACCAAACTCTACAAACAAGTACAAAGAG GATCAGAAAGTGAGATGGCACGCAACATCATTCGAGGAGAGATTGGAGAAAGCACTTTCAGAAGAAGGTGGTCACTGTTTCATCCCATCACG AAAACTTGAAGTAATGGAAGATGCGGAAAGGGACACAGCTATGTCACAGCTGCATCATCCAGCGCAATCCACATCAATCGTTTCCTTCTGA
- the LOC108852128 gene encoding probable 2-oxoacid dependent dioxygenase, with translation MAGTYDRSSEVKAFDEMKIGVKGLVDAGITQIPRIFHHPPHVTVPNPPKPSSTVVVIPTIDLGGGMLESAVTRESVVAKVRDAAEKFGFFQVINHGIPLDVMEKMKDGTRGFHEQDTEVKRGFYSRDITKKVKYNTNFDLYSSQAANWRDTLTTVMAPDVPKAEELPNICRKIFLEYSKQMMKLGELIFELLSEALGLETSHLKELDCAKSLSLLSHYYPPCPEPDRTFGISSHTDISFITILLQDHIGGLQVLHDGYWIDVLPNPKALIVNLGDLLQLISNDKFVSVEHRVLANRGEEPRISIASFFMHTIPNEQVYGPIKELVSTQNPPKYRDTTTTEMARHYLAKGLDGASPLLHFRI, from the exons ATGGCGGGAACATACGACCGTTCCAGTGAGGTGAAAGCATTCGACGAGATGAAAATCGGCGTCAAGGGTCTAGTAGACGCCGGAATCACACAGATCCCTCGCATTTTCCATCACCCGCCACATGTCACCGTACCAAACCCTCCCAAACCCTCCTCGACGGTGGTGGTGATTCCAACGATTGATCTTGGAGGCGGCATGTTGGAGTCCGCGGTTACACGAGAGAGTGTGGTTGCGAAAGTGAGAGACGCTGCTGAGAAGTTCGGGTTCTTCCAGGTGATAAACCATGGGATTCCGCTTGATGTtatggagaagatgaaagatggGACTCGTGGGTTTCATGAGCAAGACACTGAAGTGAAGAGAGGGTTTTATAGTAGAGACATCACCAAGAAGGTTAAGTATAACACTAATTTTGATCTCTATAGCTCTCAAGCTGCAAACTGGAGAGATACTTTGACCACGGTTATGGCTCCCGATGTTCCTAAAGCTGAGGAATTACCAAATATTTGTCG GAAGATCTTTTTGGAGTACTCAAAGCAAATGATGAAGTTAGGAGAACTAATCTTTGAGCTTTTATCAGAAGCACTTGGTTTAGAAACTAGCCACCTCAAAGAACTGGACTGCGCAAAGAGCTTGTCATTGCTCTCTCATTACTACCCGCCCTGTCCTGAGCCTGACCGAACCTTTGGCATAAGTTCACACACTGATATATCTTTCATCACCATTCTTCTTCAAGACCACATTGGAGGACTTCAAGTTCTCCATGATGGATACTGGATCGATGTTCTTCCTAATCCCAAAGCTCTCATCGTTAACCTAGGAGATCTCTTACAG CTTATAAGCAACGATAAGTTTGTTAGTGTGGAGCATAGGGTTTTGGCGAACAGAGGCGAAGAACCGCGTATTTCGATCGCATCTTTCTTTATGCACACCATACCAAATGAGCAAGTATATGGCCCCATTAAAGAGCTTGTTTCTACACAAAACCCTCCAAAGTATAGAGACACCACCACGACAGAAATGGCGAGGCATTACTTGGCTAAAGGACTGGATGGAGCCTCTCCTTTGCTCCATTTCAGGATCTGA